From the genome of Methanofervidicoccus abyssi, one region includes:
- the acsC gene encoding acetyl-CoA decarbonylase/synthase complex subunit gamma, whose amino-acid sequence MAKKISAMDIYKLLPKINCKKCGESSCMAFATKLQERKVTIDECPILKSPKFEKNRKKLEELLSPPVKEIWFGYEDKKVILGGEEVMYRYELTFFNPTAIGIDISDSLPEEEIKKRAKFVEDFVFERTGEKLKLDFIALRNASDDPERFVKALKIIQENTNMPVALCSLNVESIEKALDIVRSKPMIYGATEKNFSEMIKMLISKKRDKKEFALTLSSSNIKTLKGMVKASLEHGIEDLILDPHTTPENIMETLDKFVMIRRSAIERGDKLLGYPILGLPINTYFYVLKGNNPIKQFVEKLDKAAAIMEARTACAMLNRYADGIIIHGTEVWELMPILTLRQAIYTDPRKPQTVEPGLYPIGNPDENSPVIMTTNFSLTFYTVTGDFEKDGVVCWLLVMDTEGKAVDVAVAGGQYCGDNAKKLIEETKIEEKVNHRIIILPGLAAPVRGDIEEKTGWTCVVGTRDSSQVGEFLRKNWNKILEEWKAKQEL is encoded by the coding sequence ATGGCTAAAAAAATAAGTGCCATGGATATTTACAAACTACTTCCAAAGATAAACTGTAAAAAATGTGGGGAATCTTCCTGTATGGCCTTTGCCACGAAACTACAGGAGAGAAAAGTTACCATCGATGAATGTCCTATCTTAAAGTCTCCAAAATTTGAGAAAAACAGAAAGAAACTTGAAGAACTCCTTTCTCCACCTGTAAAGGAGATATGGTTTGGATACGAGGATAAGAAGGTGATCCTAGGTGGAGAGGAGGTAATGTATAGGTATGAACTTACCTTTTTTAACCCCACGGCTATAGGGATAGATATATCAGATAGTCTACCTGAAGAGGAGATAAAAAAGAGGGCTAAATTCGTTGAAGATTTTGTTTTTGAAAGGACAGGAGAGAAATTGAAGTTAGATTTTATAGCCCTGAGAAACGCTTCAGATGATCCTGAGAGGTTTGTAAAGGCGTTGAAAATTATCCAGGAGAACACTAACATGCCTGTCGCTCTCTGTTCTCTAAATGTAGAAAGTATAGAAAAAGCCTTAGATATTGTAAGATCTAAACCTATGATATATGGAGCAACGGAGAAGAACTTCTCTGAAATGATAAAGATGTTAATATCTAAGAAGAGAGATAAAAAAGAGTTTGCACTGACACTGTCCTCAAGTAATATTAAAACATTAAAGGGCATGGTTAAGGCATCCTTGGAACATGGCATAGAGGATCTAATTTTAGATCCCCACACAACACCAGAGAACATTATGGAAACTCTGGATAAGTTCGTAATGATAAGGAGGAGTGCCATTGAAAGAGGAGACAAACTTCTTGGATATCCTATCTTAGGACTCCCAATAAACACTTACTTCTATGTACTCAAGGGCAATAATCCAATTAAACAGTTTGTTGAAAAGTTGGATAAGGCTGCTGCAATTATGGAGGCGAGGACAGCTTGTGCAATGTTGAACAGGTATGCAGATGGGATAATTATCCATGGTACAGAGGTCTGGGAGTTGATGCCGATACTTACCCTCAGACAGGCGATATATACAGATCCTAGAAAACCTCAAACTGTTGAGCCTGGCCTATATCCAATTGGCAACCCAGATGAAAACAGTCCTGTGATCATGACAACAAACTTCTCCCTAACCTTCTACACAGTAACTGGAGATTTTGAGAAGGATGGTGTTGTCTGTTGGCTCCTAGTTATGGATACAGAAGGTAAGGCTGTTGATGTTGCAGTGGCAGGAGGGCAATACTGTGGAGATAACGCCAAAAAGCTAATAGAAGAGACGAAAATAGAGGAAAAGGTAAATCACAGGATTATTATACTCCCAGGGTTGGCGGCTCCTGTAAGGGGAGATATTGAGGAGAAGACAGGTTGGACATGTGTAGTGGGGACGAGGGATTCTTCCCAGGTTGGAGAGTTTCTAAGGAAGAACTGGAATAAAATACTTGAAGAGTGGAAGGCTAAACAGGAGTTGTAA
- a CDS encoding oligosaccharide repeat unit polymerase, with product MHPVFIVTIGHLAIFLIAIPYYSSFEYTSLIKIFLLVFIFIIFYSIPFFIDKKVYQYFDRIKILNIQLKTLLPVVYGTLLFILIFHGVFIITHSYLLSLLYPILVLIILNLYVIQKFVENGIVKNLSTVFRVFRQIDNVLFVVGVLSFIVLTVKYGTLPILDYKVRIAISHDPLRLISTGALVYGGMCNTFYFTVAFVLLLLLGYKAGILILCISFLLYRYSLRKISIKEIVVSLLGLMVVLAVMSKVILLSSGQRWSIGVFEILSYRAYFDITVLEKIINSQIHTLGKITLNPDGEKLIGELLFGYPHNLTSTMFGPVYLDFGIYGLVFAILLGLFSRSIYMGDRKIYCIYAAILLSICEIGINYGFLIVVFIMLYINSILSSRWFRIIVLNLVQYYKN from the coding sequence ATTCATCCTGTTTTTATTGTAACTATAGGACATTTGGCAATATTCTTAATAGCTATTCCTTACTATTCCTCTTTTGAATACACTTCATTAATAAAGATTTTTCTACTGGTTTTTATCTTTATAATCTTCTATTCCATACCTTTTTTTATAGATAAAAAAGTATATCAGTATTTCGATAGAATAAAAATACTCAATATCCAATTAAAAACACTACTTCCTGTAGTATATGGGACACTACTGTTTATCTTGATATTCCATGGAGTGTTTATAATTACACATTCCTATTTACTATCTCTTCTCTACCCTATCTTGGTACTTATAATATTGAATCTCTATGTCATCCAGAAGTTTGTAGAGAATGGAATTGTAAAAAACCTTTCCACAGTGTTTAGGGTATTCAGACAGATAGATAATGTACTATTTGTAGTAGGTGTTTTATCCTTTATAGTATTGACGGTGAAATACGGTACTCTACCAATATTGGACTACAAAGTTAGAATAGCTATCTCTCATGATCCCCTACGGCTCATTTCTACTGGGGCCCTTGTATACGGAGGCATGTGTAATACTTTTTACTTTACAGTAGCCTTTGTACTTCTTCTGCTTCTGGGATATAAGGCAGGGATATTGATACTTTGCATCTCTTTTTTACTATATAGATATAGTCTAAGGAAGATATCCATTAAAGAGATAGTTGTTTCACTACTGGGATTAATGGTAGTATTAGCAGTTATGAGTAAGGTTATACTGCTATCTTCTGGACAGAGATGGAGTATTGGTGTATTCGAGATACTGTCCTATAGAGCCTATTTCGATATTACTGTATTGGAAAAGATAATAAACTCCCAGATACACACACTAGGTAAGATTACACTAAACCCAGATGGTGAAAAACTAATTGGAGAGTTACTCTTTGGTTATCCCCATAACCTTACATCAACAATGTTTGGGCCTGTATACTTAGATTTTGGTATCTACGGGTTGGTGTTTGCAATCCTTTTGGGTTTATTTAGTAGATCGATATACATGGGGGATAGGAAGATATACTGTATATACGCAGCTATACTTCTGTCTATATGTGAAATAGGTATTAACTACGGATTTTTGATAGTTGTCTTTATTATGCTCTATATCAATTCCATTCTTTCTTCAAGGTGGTTTAGGATAATTGTTCTTAATCTTGTCCAATATTATAAAAATTAA
- the thiL gene encoding thiamine-phosphate kinase, translating into MTELDVIKTIMDNITYRGDVVKGIGDDCAVFKLGNTYLTVTTDMMFRSTHFPDILTPFQIGMRVITATVSDICAMCARPLGIVVSMGLPTVERGFLLELIKGIDYACRKYSCPIVGGDTNRGKELILCGTAIGVTDNPVYRGGKVGEDIMVTYDIGRVYCALEILKMKEKGVISRKTFYDLWEEYPNIMKKLVEPIARVREGLLLNKYVSSCCDISDGLKKELFYIGNFEISSKKLLRVVPKDVIEFCDRFQIDPIHAALNSGEEFELLFTTKRCDDIFEVLRSECEGEAKKIGKVIEEGYYIDGEELEFGGYIHSWE; encoded by the coding sequence ATAACAGAGTTGGATGTAATAAAAACCATAATGGATAACATAACCTACAGGGGAGATGTAGTAAAGGGAATAGGAGATGACTGTGCAGTTTTCAAACTGGGTAATACCTACTTAACAGTTACTACAGATATGATGTTCAGATCTACACACTTTCCAGATATTCTTACACCTTTTCAGATAGGAATGAGGGTGATCACTGCAACTGTATCAGACATATGTGCGATGTGTGCGAGGCCCTTGGGAATAGTAGTGTCTATGGGACTTCCCACGGTGGAGAGAGGTTTTCTCTTAGAGTTAATAAAAGGAATAGATTATGCATGTAGGAAGTACAGTTGTCCCATAGTTGGTGGGGATACAAACAGAGGGAAAGAGTTAATACTCTGTGGTACAGCAATTGGAGTTACAGATAATCCTGTATATAGAGGGGGAAAAGTAGGGGAAGATATAATGGTAACCTACGATATAGGCAGAGTATATTGTGCCTTAGAAATTCTCAAGATGAAGGAGAAGGGAGTAATAAGCAGAAAAACCTTTTACGATCTCTGGGAAGAGTATCCAAATATTATGAAAAAATTAGTTGAACCTATTGCAAGGGTGAGGGAAGGGCTGCTCTTGAATAAATATGTGAGTTCCTGCTGTGATATATCAGATGGACTTAAAAAAGAGTTATTCTATATTGGTAATTTTGAAATATCCAGTAAAAAACTTTTAAGAGTTGTACCAAAGGATGTTATAGAGTTCTGTGACAGGTTTCAGATAGATCCTATCCATGCCGCTTTAAACAGTGGGGAGGAGTTTGAATTGTTGTTTACAACGAAAAGATGTGATGACATCTTTGAGGTATTGAGAAGTGAATGTGAAGGAGAAGCTAAGAAAATTGGTAAGGTTATTGAGGAAGGCTACTATATAGATGGTGAAGAGTTAGAGTTTGGAGGGTACATTCACAGTTGGGAGTGA
- the cdhD gene encoding CO dehydrogenase/acetyl-CoA synthase subunit delta, which yields MDIDELLNLMKKVKKIKIDNIEITADEIIINIPTLPPIPIPQTPPIREGIKRIVSPVEPKIEIPEVDWSPPVEKYKGYIREVQFGRPKSEGGRGKVIKIGGQRTLYRFEEVQPNPPVVTFDIFDMPMPGLPKPVREYFQDVMEDPVEWAKKCVKEFNADMVTIHHISTDPKLKNTPPKESAKLMEDLLQAVDVPFVIGGSGDPKKDPLVLEACAQVAEGEKCLLASANLDLDYKKVADAAMKYDHNVLSWTIMDPNMAKDLNRRLISHGLDGNRIVMDPTTCSLGYGIEFSINTMIRLRLAGLKGDELVNMPMSSGTTNAIGAREAWMVNPEWGDRRYRLPLWEITTGLTMLLCGVDIFMMLHPLSIAVIKEFGRLLVSKPEKIKVNTDNYEWIRA from the coding sequence ATGGATATTGATGAACTACTTAATCTAATGAAGAAGGTAAAGAAGATAAAAATAGATAATATCGAAATAACGGCAGACGAGATAATTATAAACATTCCCACACTACCTCCTATCCCCATACCACAAACTCCCCCAATAAGAGAAGGTATTAAGAGAATAGTATCACCTGTAGAGCCTAAGATAGAGATACCTGAGGTAGATTGGAGCCCTCCAGTAGAAAAGTATAAAGGATATATAAGGGAGGTGCAATTTGGTAGGCCTAAATCTGAGGGGGGTAGAGGTAAGGTGATAAAGATAGGGGGACAGAGAACACTTTACAGGTTCGAGGAGGTTCAACCAAACCCTCCAGTGGTAACATTTGATATATTTGATATGCCTATGCCTGGGCTACCTAAACCTGTTAGAGAGTACTTCCAGGACGTTATGGAGGATCCTGTTGAGTGGGCTAAAAAGTGTGTGAAAGAGTTCAACGCAGATATGGTAACTATTCACCATATATCAACAGATCCAAAACTTAAGAATACACCTCCAAAGGAATCTGCTAAGTTGATGGAGGATTTACTCCAGGCTGTAGATGTACCCTTTGTTATTGGAGGTAGTGGAGATCCTAAGAAGGATCCTCTTGTTTTGGAAGCCTGTGCTCAGGTTGCAGAAGGGGAGAAATGCCTACTGGCGTCTGCAAACTTAGATCTAGATTACAAGAAGGTGGCAGATGCTGCAATGAAGTACGATCACAACGTGCTATCCTGGACTATTATGGATCCAAATATGGCAAAGGACTTAAATAGAAGATTGATATCCCATGGCTTGGATGGAAATAGGATTGTTATGGATCCTACTACATGTTCCCTCGGATACGGTATAGAATTCTCCATAAACACCATGATAAGGTTGAGACTGGCAGGTTTGAAAGGTGATGAATTAGTAAATATGCCAATGTCTTCTGGAACTACAAACGCCATAGGTGCTAGGGAGGCCTGGATGGTTAACCCAGAATGGGGAGATAGAAGGTACAGACTACCTCTCTGGGAGATTACAACAGGACTGACTATGCTCCTATGTGGTGTAGATATATTTATGATGCTTCACCCTCTTTCTATAGCGGTAATAAAGGAGTTTGGGCGGTTACTGGTGAGTAAGCCTGAGAAAATAAAGGTAAATACTGATAACTATGAGTGGATAAGGGCATAG
- a CDS encoding S-layer protein produces MKWKFLLIPILLMSLVGICYGENITVELLPSNIEANIGDTFNLSLIVKNVPEIVKSRINIFNPNVPEEDGKCAGVDIYICYDSNILSLSNIQLSNIGESADLKMVNLSSGFISLAWLFNPVYGNFTIATISFKGLNPGETNITLKNVVISTEDGYEYKNVSTYPATVVIKPYTTTITVTVPTPNLVIGTTTPPQLPAQYYGKVISPTPLSGYIVAKIGNESYGSIPLVNNTFGGPTYLDEKLLVYAPGQDGAEVTFYLNGSILLNSSDTIYYKAGDIRNVTLYYNAENIRNVTSSSSTSSGSESTSSTSSGSESISSTSSGSSISSSGGGGSPVFKNPYPDVAPDIKSIKIKEIVHKAKLIVGSNIDVNLSAKDLKTTFVLTNKPLDIEEDCILIGGPVANPIVKKYLEIFPVKVTNEYPGKHRGVIEVTKINGHTVVLLAGSDRWGTKAAVEYFKTLEDIPDRPIFVEWRDGKVVKINRP; encoded by the coding sequence ATGAAGTGGAAGTTTTTACTAATACCAATTTTACTAATGTCACTGGTTGGTATCTGTTATGGGGAGAACATCACAGTGGAACTCCTACCTAGCAATATAGAGGCAAATATTGGAGATACTTTTAACTTAAGTTTAATTGTAAAAAATGTTCCTGAAATTGTAAAAAGTAGAATTAATATATTTAATCCAAATGTCCCTGAAGAAGATGGGAAGTGCGCAGGTGTTGATATTTATATATGTTATGACTCCAATATCCTGAGTTTAAGTAATATTCAATTGAGTAATATTGGAGAGAGTGCTGATTTAAAAATGGTAAATCTCTCCTCTGGATTCATATCCTTAGCATGGCTCTTTAACCCAGTTTATGGTAATTTTACAATAGCCACTATCTCCTTCAAGGGGTTAAATCCTGGAGAAACAAATATAACCCTGAAGAATGTGGTAATATCTACAGAGGATGGATACGAGTATAAAAATGTATCAACTTATCCAGCAACGGTTGTAATTAAACCCTACACCACAACCATCACTGTAACTGTACCTACACCAAACCTAGTAATAGGTACTACTACACCACCTCAATTACCTGCCCAATACTATGGAAAGGTTATTTCGCCAACTCCATTAAGTGGATATATTGTAGCAAAAATAGGGAATGAATCTTATGGTTCCATACCTCTAGTGAATAATACTTTTGGAGGTCCTACTTATTTAGATGAAAAGTTATTGGTATATGCACCGGGACAGGATGGTGCAGAGGTTACTTTTTATTTAAATGGTAGTATCCTACTTAACTCTTCTGATACTATATATTATAAGGCAGGAGACATTAGAAATGTTACCTTATATTATAATGCAGAAAACATTAGAAATGTTACCTCATCAAGTAGCACATCATCAGGATCAGAAAGTACAAGTAGTACATCATCAGGATCAGAAAGTATAAGTAGCACATCATCAGGAAGTAGTATATCATCCTCAGGAGGAGGCGGATCCCCAGTATTTAAAAATCCTTACCCAGATGTAGCTCCAGATATTAAATCAATAAAAATAAAAGAAATAGTACATAAAGCAAAATTAATAGTAGGTTCTAATATAGATGTCAATCTGTCAGCAAAGGACTTAAAAACAACATTTGTTCTAACAAATAAACCTCTTGATATAGAAGAAGATTGTATCTTAATAGGAGGGCCGGTGGCAAACCCGATTGTGAAAAAATACTTAGAGATTTTTCCAGTAAAGGTAACTAACGAATACCCAGGGAAGCACAGAGGAGTAATAGAGGTGACAAAGATCAACGGCCATACAGTAGTTCTTTTGGCAGGCTCAGACAGGTGGGGTACAAAGGCAGCAGTGGAGTACTTTAAAACCTTAGAGGATATCCCAGATAGACCTATCTTTGTAGAGTGGAGAGATGGAAAGGTAGTTAAAATAAACAGACCTTAA
- a CDS encoding MTH1187 family thiamine-binding protein translates to MPVAEVSIVPIGEGPSISKYVKKAIDVFKKYNLKVEPGAMGTVLEGNLDEIIKAYKEAHETVLKDTVRVLSTLKIDDRRDKENTIEEKLKAIDCYK, encoded by the coding sequence ATGCCCGTTGCAGAAGTTAGTATAGTACCCATTGGAGAAGGTCCAAGTATCTCAAAGTATGTAAAGAAGGCCATAGATGTTTTTAAAAAGTATAACTTGAAGGTTGAACCTGGTGCTATGGGAACTGTATTAGAAGGGAACTTAGATGAGATAATAAAGGCCTATAAAGAGGCTCACGAAACTGTACTTAAAGATACTGTAAGAGTACTGAGTACTTTAAAGATCGACGACAGAAGGGATAAGGAGAACACAATAGAAGAGAAGTTAAAGGCTATAGATTGTTATAAGTAA
- a CDS encoding Hsp20/alpha crystallin family protein, which translates to MFGRDPFSEIEKLMAEMFMTPMMGLSSRRTITSTGLEISGKGYMPITLIEGDNNIKVIAMLPGVNKEDIVLNAIGDTLEIRAKRAPLMVTESERVIYSEIPEDEEVYRIIKLPATVKEDAASAKYENGLLIVNLPKTEASIKRGINIE; encoded by the coding sequence ATGTTTGGAAGAGATCCATTCTCAGAGATAGAAAAATTAATGGCTGAAATGTTCATGACTCCTATGATGGGTTTATCCAGTAGAAGAACTATAACTTCCACAGGACTGGAGATCTCAGGTAAAGGATACATGCCCATTACATTGATAGAGGGAGACAACAATATAAAAGTTATTGCTATGCTTCCTGGAGTAAATAAGGAGGATATTGTATTAAATGCTATTGGAGATACCTTAGAAATTAGGGCCAAGAGGGCACCTTTAATGGTAACTGAATCTGAGAGGGTTATCTACTCTGAAATACCTGAAGATGAAGAAGTTTACAGGATAATAAAATTACCTGCAACTGTAAAAGAAGATGCTGCAAGTGCTAAATATGAAAATGGGCTACTTATTGTGAATCTACCAAAGACTGAAGCTTCTATTAAAAGAGGTATTAACATAGAATAA
- a CDS encoding S-layer protein, with protein sequence SSSGGGGSPVFKNPYPDVAPDIKSIKIKEIVHKAKLIVGSNIDVNLSAKDLKTTFVLTNKPLDIEEDCILIGGPVANPIVKKYLWAFSVKVTNEYPGKHKGVIQKQIINGHTVILLAGSDRWGTKAAVEYFKTLEDIPEEPIFVEWRDGKAVKINRP encoded by the coding sequence ATCATCCTCAGGAGGAGGCGGATCCCCAGTATTTAAAAATCCTTACCCAGATGTAGCTCCAGACATTAAATCAATAAAAATAAAAGAAATAGTACATAAAGCAAAATTAATAGTAGGTTCTAATATAGATGTCAATCTGTCAGCAAAGGACTTAAAAACAACATTTGTTCTAACAAATAAACCTCTTGATATAGAAGAAGATTGTATCTTAATAGGAGGGCCGGTGGCAAACCCGATTGTGAAAAAATACTTGTGGGCATTCTCAGTTAAGGTAACTAACGAATACCCAGGAAAACATAAGGGAGTAATTCAAAAACAGATTATTAATGGACATACAGTTATTCTCTTAGCAGGTTCCGACAGATGGGGTACAAAGGCTGCCGTGGAGTACTTCAAGACCCTTGAAGATATCCCTGAAGAGCCAATCTTTGTAGAGTGGAGAGATGGAAAGGCAGTTAAAATAAACAGACCTTAA
- a CDS encoding DHH family phosphoesterase encodes MVKLKSEDVINLKKILQENRNILFLCHHNADPDAVGAAVALKYLADVLNKGEDKNLKISADSISKLSKNILEEIGEEVEIVQYPKLLDVVFFVDTSNLNQVKVSTQELKNSILVMIDHHKKTDLLDLCTFSIVDEGATSTCEIVSQIFRKMGIYPPKGIRVALLCGILYDTKHLKLAREETFQIIAWLIKGINFQRILSLLTQEMDESKRMAHLKACSRMELREVDRYIVALSYVSSYEASCAKTIVSIGADVSFVVAVRKKEGEIRVSGRCRKSLSKRIHIGEVMEEVAKRLGGEGGGHREAAGLNAKYDKDRSKDEVIREVLDLCYEVFKEKLQKVKSD; translated from the coding sequence ATGGTAAAGTTAAAAAGTGAAGATGTAATTAACCTAAAAAAGATACTTCAGGAGAATAGAAATATACTGTTTTTATGTCATCATAATGCAGATCCAGACGCAGTTGGGGCTGCAGTTGCCTTAAAGTACCTTGCAGATGTTTTGAACAAAGGAGAGGATAAAAACCTCAAAATATCAGCGGATTCTATAAGTAAGTTGTCAAAAAATATACTTGAAGAAATTGGTGAAGAGGTGGAAATTGTCCAGTATCCTAAGTTGTTAGATGTAGTATTCTTTGTAGACACCTCTAATTTAAACCAGGTGAAGGTGAGTACCCAGGAGTTGAAAAATTCTATTTTAGTGATGATAGATCATCATAAAAAGACAGATCTCTTAGATCTCTGTACTTTCTCTATCGTAGATGAAGGGGCTACCTCCACCTGTGAGATAGTCTCTCAGATATTCAGGAAGATGGGAATATATCCTCCAAAGGGGATTAGGGTAGCCCTACTCTGCGGGATTCTCTACGATACCAAGCATCTGAAACTTGCAAGGGAAGAAACATTTCAGATAATAGCCTGGCTTATAAAAGGTATTAACTTTCAGAGAATACTCAGTCTTTTAACCCAGGAAATGGATGAGAGTAAAAGGATGGCACATTTAAAGGCCTGTAGTAGGATGGAGTTGAGGGAAGTCGACAGATATATCGTAGCACTGTCCTATGTAAGTTCCTACGAGGCATCCTGTGCAAAAACTATCGTATCTATCGGTGCAGATGTGTCCTTTGTGGTGGCGGTGAGGAAGAAGGAGGGGGAGATAAGGGTAAGTGGGAGGTGTAGAAAATCTCTGTCCAAGAGGATACATATAGGGGAAGTGATGGAAGAGGTAGCTAAGAGGTTAGGAGGAGAAGGTGGGGGACATAGAGAAGCTGCAGGACTAAATGCAAAGTACGATAAAGATAGAAGTAAAGATGAAGTTATAAGGGAAGTTTTAGATCTTTGTTATGAGGTTTTTAAGGAGAAATTGCAGAAGGTTAAATCGGATTGA
- the pdxS gene encoding pyridoxal 5'-phosphate synthase lyase subunit PdxS produces MKKVGTEVLKRGFAKMVKYGVIMDVTNVEQAQIAEDAGATAVMALERVPADIRAQGGVARMSDPQLILDIKDSVSIPVMAKVRIGHFVEAQVLEAIGVDMIDESEVLTPADDVHHIDKKVFTVPFVCGARELGEALRRIEEGAAMIRTKGEAGTGNVVEAVRHVRAVNEGIAKVVGYYEMGLDRELLQMARELKVSVDLLYEIAKLRRLPVVNFAAGGIATPADAAMMMQLGCDGVFVGSGIFKSENPEERARAIVEATYNYDKPDVIAEVSKNLGEAMPGIDIESLPEKDRLAKRGN; encoded by the coding sequence ATGAAAAAAGTAGGTACAGAGGTCTTAAAGAGAGGATTTGCTAAGATGGTGAAGTATGGAGTTATAATGGATGTTACAAATGTTGAACAGGCACAGATCGCCGAGGATGCTGGAGCTACTGCAGTGATGGCGTTGGAAAGGGTGCCTGCTGATATAAGGGCCCAGGGAGGGGTTGCAAGGATGTCTGATCCCCAACTGATCTTAGATATAAAGGATTCTGTGTCCATTCCTGTAATGGCCAAGGTAAGGATAGGACACTTCGTCGAGGCACAGGTCTTAGAGGCCATAGGTGTAGATATGATAGACGAAAGTGAAGTACTTACACCTGCAGACGATGTACACCATATAGATAAGAAGGTATTTACAGTGCCCTTTGTATGCGGTGCAAGGGAGTTAGGGGAGGCACTTAGGAGGATAGAAGAAGGGGCAGCTATGATAAGAACTAAGGGAGAGGCAGGGACTGGTAACGTTGTAGAGGCTGTTAGACATGTAAGGGCTGTAAATGAGGGTATTGCAAAGGTAGTTGGATACTACGAGATGGGATTAGACAGGGAACTTCTACAAATGGCAAGAGAGCTAAAGGTCTCTGTAGATCTCTTATATGAGATTGCCAAATTGAGAAGACTGCCTGTTGTAAATTTCGCTGCAGGAGGTATTGCCACACCTGCAGATGCTGCCATGATGATGCAGTTGGGATGTGATGGAGTATTTGTAGGTTCTGGTATCTTCAAATCTGAGAATCCAGAGGAGAGAGCAAGGGCTATTGTCGAGGCTACATACAACTACGATAAACCTGATGTTATAGCAGAGGTTAGTAAGAACCTTGGAGAGGCCATGCCAGGTATAGATATAGAGAGCCTACCTGAGAAAGATCGCCTCGCTAAGAGAGGGAATTAA
- a CDS encoding CARDB domain-containing protein, whose protein sequence is MDENKTLTFNWIPGNTGEYTIIAVVDSNYTINESNLMVRYYEVEVFTNTNFTNVTGWYLLWGEHHSGTPT, encoded by the coding sequence TTGGATGAAAATAAAACCTTAACCTTCAACTGGATTCCTGGCAACACTGGAGAATACACTATCATAGCAGTTGTAGATTCAAACTACACTATAAATGAGTCAAACTTAATGGTGAGGTATTATGAAGTGGAAGTTTTTACTAATACCAATTTTACTAATGTCACTGGTTGGTATCTGTTATGGGGAGAACATCACAGTGGAACTCCTACCTAG